AGTCGAAGAGATTTGGCGCTAGATGAATAAGGCCTGATTCGGACCCGCTGTCTAAATCCATGTCTTCGTGAAAACCATAATATAGCGCGCCGACTTCGTGGACGCGAAGGCTAATATATATCACATCGCCCAAACCATTTTCTGCAACGGGGATCATTCCATCTGGAATGTCTTTTGCGCCGCCTTCCCTGAGCATCAATTCGCGCTCTAGGGTGTCGATAATCTCATCCTCCGTATAAAAATTCTCTAGTGAATCATCCCAGTCTCCGGATTTGTGGGGGACGATAAATGTATGATTTGCGAATGCTTCGCCGCTATTGCTTACGATAAAACTTAATACTGATTCAGGCAAAGCAGCCTGGGTAAAGTCGCGGACAAGGGATTCGATCGT
This window of the Rariglobus hedericola genome carries:
- a CDS encoding SMI1/KNR4 family protein → MKNTIESLVRDFTQAALPESVLSFIVSNSGEAFANHTFIVPHKSGDWDDSLENFYTEDEIIDTLERELMLREGGAKDIPDGMIPVAENGLGDVIYISLRVHEVGALYYGFHEDMDLDSGSESGLIHLAPNLFDWLKTLKNEN